The following are encoded together in the Streptomyces asoensis genome:
- a CDS encoding exopolysaccharide biosynthesis polyprenyl glycosylphosphotransferase, whose protein sequence is MTAESTVPSPGSQPGYSPVSVIPRRASAAGFRFPTRRPPARPASPLPLLVADGLAAFAGALALTGAQRRPLLVAVLVAATILLRPQRTRPVAGVLDELPAVCGRIAVAWLALGALVAAWNPAHALSVRTLLLGFAAQTAAGCAGRALVHLRRRRALLRRPHAALVIGPATTAQRVAAAVLRHPRSGIQPVGVVTERPDGPEGLPVLTTGQEVQRALIQNGVRDVLCVHPAVRTVQGPLLRALAESGCTVWEVDADSPSYASRDQLAGFSCRRLDLGTRRRGSLGKRLLDVAASGTLLLLLSPLLLTCALVLRVTDGPGVVFRQERIGKDGRPFTLLKFRTHRPVDEHEAATRWSVAGERQMSRFCRFLRQTSLDELLQLWNVLCGDMSLVGPRPERPYFVGEFSQTYPGYAARHRMQTGITGLAQVQGLRGDTSIEDRARFDNAYIDNWSLWQDICILLRTAAAVVRPTGS, encoded by the coding sequence GTGACTGCGGAAAGCACCGTCCCCTCGCCCGGCTCGCAGCCCGGGTACTCCCCCGTCTCGGTCATTCCGCGGCGGGCGAGCGCAGCGGGATTCCGGTTCCCCACCCGGCGGCCCCCGGCGCGGCCCGCGTCGCCGCTGCCGCTGCTCGTCGCCGACGGCCTCGCAGCGTTCGCGGGCGCGCTGGCCCTGACCGGGGCACAGCGGCGTCCGCTGCTGGTGGCCGTCCTGGTGGCGGCGACGATACTGCTGCGCCCGCAGCGCACGCGTCCGGTCGCGGGGGTCCTGGACGAACTGCCCGCGGTCTGTGGCCGGATCGCGGTGGCCTGGCTGGCGCTGGGCGCGCTCGTCGCGGCGTGGAACCCGGCCCACGCGCTGTCGGTCCGCACCCTGCTCCTGGGGTTCGCGGCGCAGACCGCGGCCGGCTGCGCGGGCCGCGCGCTGGTGCACCTGCGGCGGCGCCGGGCCCTGCTGCGCCGCCCGCACGCCGCGCTCGTCATCGGGCCCGCCACGACCGCGCAGCGGGTGGCCGCCGCCGTGCTGCGCCACCCCCGCTCCGGCATCCAGCCGGTGGGCGTGGTGACCGAACGGCCCGACGGCCCCGAAGGGCTGCCGGTGCTGACCACCGGTCAGGAGGTCCAGCGGGCCCTCATCCAGAACGGCGTCCGGGACGTCCTGTGCGTCCACCCCGCCGTGCGCACCGTGCAGGGCCCCCTGCTGCGGGCGCTCGCCGAGTCGGGCTGCACGGTGTGGGAGGTCGACGCCGACTCCCCCTCCTACGCGAGCCGCGACCAGCTCGCCGGGTTCTCCTGCCGCCGTCTCGACCTGGGCACCCGGCGCCGGGGCAGCCTGGGCAAGCGGCTGCTGGACGTCGCGGCCTCCGGCACCCTGCTCCTGCTGCTGAGCCCGCTGCTGCTGACGTGCGCGCTGGTGCTGCGGGTGACCGACGGACCCGGGGTGGTCTTCCGCCAGGAGCGCATCGGCAAGGACGGCCGGCCCTTCACGCTGCTGAAGTTCCGCACCCACCGCCCCGTCGACGAGCACGAGGCGGCGACCCGGTGGAGCGTGGCCGGCGAACGGCAGATGAGCCGCTTCTGCCGCTTCCTGCGCCAGACCTCGCTGGACGAGCTGCTCCAGCTGTGGAACGTGCTGTGCGGCGACATGAGCCTGGTCGGCCCCCGCCCCGAACGCCCCTACTTCGTGGGCGAGTTCAGCCAGACCTATCCCGGTTACGCGGCCCGTCACCGGATGCAGACCGGCATCACCGGCCTCGCCCAGGTGCAGGGGCTGCGCGGGGACACCTCGATCGAGGACCGGGCCCGCTTCGACAACGCCTACATCGACAACTGGTCGCTGTGGCAGGACATCTGCATCCTGCTGCGCACCGCGGCCGCCGTCGTGCGACCGACCGGGAGCTGA
- a CDS encoding O-antigen ligase family protein yields the protein MTLALPLPRVRTLSPVLPVVAVVALLGLPLAPGGEGGAGPADALSALVVLFCAVRLLRRRQRPLSRTAAVVLGLPVVGLAVAAAGASSPGAALGGLGRYLQVFVLVPASVVLLVRDRADFRVLAWSFVGLAGWQGAVGVHQFVTGTGASYQGADIRAVGTFGPQDVMGMATVVAFGLVCAVGLALGRTPVRQRVIAACSALALLVPLALSFSRGAWIATALTCVVQLVLAGPLRALKVAAVAAAAGVILVGGFGVGSAMLQERVNSITQVKDAPDQSVTDRYTLWASAVGIWRDEPLTGVGLKGFPEHRDAHASLALSSGSDTAGAGSGFVKQPLLSPHNMYLLILSEQGLIGLLALAGGWLALLARGLRGWFRVRHAGPGLDCALVACGLLVWQLVDFAYADIGGPSTVLTAVVFGVVAWWALVGAGGREEALAR from the coding sequence ATGACCCTCGCCCTGCCCCTGCCCCGCGTCCGGACGCTGTCACCCGTCCTGCCCGTGGTCGCCGTGGTCGCCCTGCTCGGCCTGCCGCTCGCTCCGGGCGGGGAGGGCGGCGCCGGACCGGCCGACGCGCTGTCCGCACTGGTCGTGCTGTTCTGCGCGGTCCGGCTGCTGCGACGGCGGCAGCGCCCGCTGTCGCGGACGGCCGCCGTGGTCCTCGGGCTGCCGGTCGTCGGGCTCGCGGTCGCCGCCGCGGGCGCCTCCTCCCCGGGGGCGGCGCTCGGCGGTCTCGGCCGCTACCTCCAGGTCTTCGTGCTGGTCCCGGCGTCCGTCGTCCTGCTGGTCCGTGACCGGGCCGACTTCCGGGTGCTGGCCTGGTCGTTCGTCGGGCTCGCCGGATGGCAGGGCGCGGTGGGCGTGCACCAGTTCGTCACCGGGACCGGCGCCTCCTACCAGGGCGCGGACATCCGGGCGGTCGGCACGTTCGGACCGCAGGACGTGATGGGCATGGCGACCGTGGTGGCGTTCGGCCTGGTCTGCGCCGTCGGGCTGGCGCTGGGCCGCACGCCCGTACGGCAGCGGGTGATCGCCGCCTGCTCGGCACTGGCCCTGCTGGTGCCGCTCGCGCTCTCCTTCAGCCGGGGCGCGTGGATCGCGACCGCGCTGACCTGCGTGGTCCAGCTGGTCCTCGCCGGGCCGCTGCGGGCGCTGAAGGTGGCCGCCGTGGCGGCCGCGGCCGGGGTGATCCTGGTCGGCGGGTTCGGGGTCGGCTCGGCGATGCTCCAGGAGCGTGTCAACAGCATCACCCAGGTCAAGGACGCCCCCGACCAGTCGGTCACCGACCGGTACACGCTGTGGGCGTCCGCGGTGGGCATCTGGCGCGACGAACCGCTGACCGGCGTCGGCCTGAAGGGTTTCCCCGAGCACCGCGACGCGCACGCCTCCCTCGCCCTGTCCTCGGGCAGCGACACCGCCGGCGCGGGATCCGGGTTCGTCAAGCAGCCGCTGCTCTCCCCGCACAACATGTACCTGCTGATCCTCAGCGAGCAGGGCCTGATCGGTCTGCTCGCCCTCGCGGGCGGCTGGCTTGCGCTGCTGGCCCGCGGGCTGCGCGGCTGGTTCCGGGTCCGGCACGCCGGGCCGGGCCTCGACTGCGCGCTGGTCGCCTGCGGCCTGCTGGTGTGGCAGCTCGTGGACTTCGCGTACGCCGACATCGGCGGCCCCTCGACCGTGCTGACCGCCGTCGTCTTCGGCGTCGTGGCCTGGTGGGCGCTGGTGGGCGCCGGTGGCCGCGAGGAGGCGCTCGCCCGATGA
- the murJ gene encoding murein biosynthesis integral membrane protein MurJ, with the protein MTVTPPRTPRTDGPVPVPPARSVARPGETAEEAAEAADATATPSTATPSTASTAIGAETAVGTGAGTRTKAGADRGGLPSPGADGGGLPAAGADDGELPPPSRGFLAKATLVTAVLSVAGSLLGLVRDQALARLFGAGSDTDAFLVAWTVPEFAATLLIEDGLAFALIPAFSMALARRARGVPGDPVRALVAGTLPRLSLAFVAVGALFIGLAPQLVDVLAPGLPDPALAVDCTRLTATCVVSFGLAGYCSAALRAHRRYAAPAAIYVAYNTGIITGMFVLGGHWGVRSAAAGVAVGGLLMVVVQLPSLLRELRKRTVNEVVAGQEEARPLDTLLLATVLLFALCRQSQVLIERFLASQLPAGAISHLNYAQKVAQMPMILSVMVCTVTFPVVARALAEGDTERARSRVERDLALAACVVLLGTAAVVACAPQIVEVLFQRGAFTARDTAATAGVMRVYALGLLGQTLVGVLVRSYFSAGRGSWYPVGAMAAGIVVTSWIGALSVGAWGVYGIAAANATGITVTALVLLAGMGPRSVPVGIRDVLLELSRPVRAALVATLAGSFAAGRFADPAAALAAGGLTVTVTFLLLGRALGSQGVVSALRSVRSVTRRLSHGRS; encoded by the coding sequence ATGACGGTGACGCCTCCTCGGACGCCCCGCACGGACGGTCCCGTTCCCGTACCGCCGGCGCGGTCCGTCGCACGCCCCGGGGAGACGGCCGAGGAAGCCGCCGAAGCGGCGGACGCCACGGCGACCCCCTCCACGGCGACCCCCTCCACGGCGTCGACGGCCATCGGGGCCGAGACGGCGGTCGGGACCGGGGCGGGAACGCGGACGAAGGCCGGGGCGGACCGCGGCGGACTCCCGTCGCCCGGAGCGGACGGCGGCGGACTCCCGGCCGCCGGGGCCGACGACGGTGAACTGCCGCCCCCCTCGCGGGGGTTCCTCGCCAAGGCCACCCTCGTCACCGCCGTCCTCTCCGTCGCCGGGTCGCTGCTGGGGCTGGTGCGCGACCAGGCGCTGGCCCGGCTGTTCGGCGCGGGCAGCGACACGGACGCCTTCCTGGTGGCGTGGACCGTGCCCGAGTTCGCGGCCACCCTGCTCATCGAGGACGGCCTGGCGTTCGCCCTGATCCCGGCGTTCAGCATGGCGCTGGCCCGGCGCGCCCGGGGCGTCCCCGGCGACCCGGTGCGCGCGCTGGTCGCCGGCACGCTGCCCCGGCTGTCGCTGGCCTTCGTCGCCGTCGGCGCACTGTTCATCGGTCTGGCACCGCAGCTGGTCGACGTCCTCGCGCCCGGCCTGCCCGACCCCGCCCTCGCCGTCGACTGCACCCGGCTGACCGCCACCTGCGTGGTGAGCTTCGGGCTCGCCGGGTACTGCAGCGCGGCGCTGCGCGCGCACCGGCGGTACGCGGCTCCGGCCGCGATCTACGTGGCCTACAACACCGGCATCATCACCGGGATGTTCGTGCTCGGCGGGCACTGGGGCGTGCGGTCGGCGGCGGCCGGGGTCGCGGTCGGCGGGCTGCTCATGGTCGTCGTCCAGCTGCCCTCCCTCCTGCGGGAGTTGAGGAAGCGCACGGTGAACGAAGTGGTCGCCGGACAGGAGGAGGCCCGGCCGCTCGACACCCTGCTGCTGGCGACCGTCCTGCTGTTCGCGCTGTGCCGGCAGTCCCAGGTCCTCATCGAGCGCTTCCTCGCCTCGCAGCTGCCGGCCGGCGCGATCTCGCACCTCAACTACGCGCAGAAGGTCGCGCAGATGCCCATGATCCTGTCGGTGATGGTCTGCACGGTCACCTTCCCGGTGGTCGCGCGGGCGCTCGCCGAGGGGGACACCGAACGGGCCCGTTCCCGGGTGGAGCGCGATCTGGCGCTGGCCGCGTGCGTCGTGCTGCTGGGCACGGCCGCCGTGGTGGCGTGCGCCCCGCAGATCGTCGAAGTGCTGTTCCAGCGAGGCGCGTTCACCGCGAGGGACACGGCGGCGACGGCGGGCGTGATGCGTGTGTACGCGCTCGGGCTGCTCGGCCAGACCCTGGTGGGCGTACTGGTGCGCTCGTACTTCTCGGCGGGCCGCGGCTCCTGGTACCCGGTCGGCGCGATGGCCGCCGGGATCGTCGTGACCTCCTGGATCGGCGCGCTGAGCGTCGGTGCGTGGGGGGTGTACGGGATCGCCGCCGCCAACGCGACCGGCATCACCGTCACCGCCCTCGTCCTGCTGGCGGGGATGGGACCGCGCAGCGTGCCGGTGGGCATCCGGGACGTGCTGCTCGAACTGAGCCGGCCGGTGCGGGCGGCCCTGGTGGCCACCCTGGCCGGGTCCTTCGCCGCCGGACGATTCGCCGACCCGGCGGCCGCGCTGGCCGCCGGCGGTCTCACCGTGACCGTCACCTTCCTGCTGCTGGGCCGCGCCCTGGGCTCCCAGGGCGTCGTCTCCGCACTCCGTTCCGTCCGTTCCGTGACCCGGAGGCTCTCCCATGGCCGCTCCTGA
- a CDS encoding polysaccharide deacetylase family protein yields the protein MAAPDNSRRTPVPWVAMYHSVGDCADDPYRITVTPERLEKQLMWLRRQGLRGVSMAELLAARARGEGRNLVGLTFDDGYTDFLGEALPVLRRHRCNATLFVLPGRLGGDNAWDPLGPRKPLLTADGICRAAYEGVEIGSHGLTHVDLTRADDLTLKKETVESRAVLTELLGTAVDGFCYPYGTIDRRAMDAVREAGYAYACAIDPGALNGLHALPRVHVGQNDNVVRMHLKYRLHRLRRRPVEGLR from the coding sequence ATGGCCGCTCCTGACAACAGCAGACGCACTCCCGTCCCGTGGGTGGCGATGTACCACTCCGTGGGGGACTGCGCCGACGACCCCTACCGCATCACGGTCACCCCCGAGCGGCTGGAGAAGCAGCTCATGTGGCTGCGCAGGCAGGGTCTGCGCGGTGTCTCCATGGCCGAACTGCTCGCCGCCCGCGCCCGCGGCGAAGGGCGCAACCTCGTCGGCCTCACCTTCGACGACGGGTACACCGACTTCCTCGGCGAGGCGCTGCCGGTGCTGCGCCGCCACCGCTGCAACGCCACGCTCTTCGTGCTGCCCGGCAGGCTCGGCGGCGACAACGCCTGGGACCCGCTCGGCCCGCGCAAGCCGCTGCTGACCGCCGACGGCATCTGCCGCGCCGCCTACGAGGGCGTCGAGATCGGTTCGCACGGTCTCACCCACGTCGATCTGACCCGGGCCGACGACCTCACCCTGAAGAAGGAGACCGTCGAGAGCCGGGCGGTCCTCACCGAGCTGCTCGGCACCGCGGTCGACGGCTTCTGCTACCCGTACGGGACGATCGACCGGCGCGCCATGGACGCCGTGCGCGAAGCCGGTTACGCCTACGCGTGCGCGATCGACCCCGGTGCGCTGAACGGTCTGCACGCCCTGCCCCGGGTGCACGTCGGGCAGAACGACAACGTCGTGCGCATGCACCTGAAGTACCGGTTGCACCGGTTGCGCCGGCGTCCCGTCGAGGGGCTGCGGTGA
- a CDS encoding glycosyltransferase, giving the protein MKALHIITGLGVGGAEQQLRLLLRHLPVECEVVTLTNPGAVADGLAEDGVRVVHLGMAGNRDLAALPRLVRIIRAGGYDLVHTHLYRACVYGRLAARLAGVRAVVATEHSLGDSQLEGRRLTSGVRALYLASERLGRTTVAVSPTVADRLRGWGVPAPRIEVVPNGIDLTRFRFDPQARHRTRRRLGLPDDARVVGGVGRLTAGKRFDVLVHALARLPRDHWLVLVGGGPEENVLRRTAHEAGVADRVLFTGERPCVPDGTPGPDLPSLVCAMDVFVSPSPEETFGLAIVEALACGLPVLYASCPAIEQLPADVPNARRVTGGTEDLVRALTETRAQAPGPRTAAEAALHYDIGRSAAQLMDVYAATVSGHRGPSPLFPATPTPQGVSSP; this is encoded by the coding sequence GTGAAGGCGCTGCACATCATCACCGGGCTCGGGGTCGGCGGCGCCGAACAGCAGCTGCGTCTGCTGCTGCGGCATCTGCCGGTCGAGTGCGAGGTGGTGACGCTCACCAACCCGGGGGCGGTGGCCGACGGGCTGGCCGAGGACGGGGTCCGCGTCGTCCACCTGGGCATGGCGGGCAACCGCGACCTGGCCGCGCTGCCGCGGCTGGTGCGGATCATCCGCGCCGGCGGCTACGACCTCGTCCACACCCATCTCTACCGGGCCTGCGTCTACGGCCGGCTGGCCGCTCGGCTGGCCGGGGTCCGGGCGGTCGTCGCCACCGAGCACTCGCTTGGCGACTCGCAGCTGGAAGGGCGGCGGCTGACCTCCGGGGTGCGGGCGCTGTACCTGGCCAGCGAACGGCTCGGCCGCACGACGGTCGCCGTCTCCCCCACGGTCGCCGACCGGCTGCGCGGCTGGGGCGTCCCGGCACCGCGGATCGAGGTCGTCCCCAACGGCATCGACCTGACCCGCTTCCGTTTCGACCCGCAGGCCCGCCACCGCACCCGCCGGCGCCTCGGCCTGCCCGACGACGCCCGGGTCGTCGGCGGTGTCGGACGCCTCACCGCGGGCAAGCGCTTCGACGTCCTCGTGCACGCCCTCGCCCGCCTGCCCCGCGACCACTGGCTGGTGCTGGTCGGCGGCGGCCCCGAGGAGAACGTGCTGCGCCGCACCGCCCACGAGGCGGGGGTCGCCGACCGTGTCCTGTTCACCGGCGAACGGCCCTGCGTTCCCGACGGCACCCCCGGCCCCGACCTGCCCTCCCTGGTCTGCGCCATGGACGTGTTCGTCTCCCCCTCCCCGGAGGAGACCTTCGGCCTGGCGATCGTCGAGGCGCTGGCCTGCGGCCTGCCCGTGCTCTACGCGTCCTGCCCGGCGATCGAGCAGCTGCCCGCCGACGTCCCGAACGCCCGCCGGGTGACCGGCGGCACCGAGGACCTCGTCCGCGCGCTGACCGAGACGCGCGCGCAGGCCCCCGGCCCGCGCACCGCCGCCGAGGCCGCCCTCCACTACGACATCGGCCGCAGCGCCGCCCAGCTCATGGACGTGTACGCGGCCACGGTCTCCGGACACCGCGGACCGTCCCCGCTCTTCCCCGCCACCCCGACACCCCAGGGAGTCAGTTCCCCATGA
- a CDS encoding lipopolysaccharide biosynthesis protein, with the protein MTENPRRPAAARRARTLPPWSLLAAGVVAGGLLGGAYGALKPPVYTATAYVVAVPTEKSDPASALGFAQAYGRVATQLAVLGDAQVWAGVPVKTLQSSVQTATSPDAPMVSITATSPRADLAADMANAVSRSLTQHAKSSRTATNVELQQFARAVRPTGPSSMSPAVSGLVGASAGGLLGGLVLLVRPRRDAQEEAARPAAVPGPALAAESHGAL; encoded by the coding sequence ATGACCGAGAACCCCCGCCGTCCTGCCGCCGCACGCCGCGCACGGACGCTGCCGCCCTGGTCCCTGCTCGCGGCCGGTGTCGTCGCCGGCGGGCTGCTCGGCGGCGCGTACGGCGCCCTCAAGCCGCCCGTCTACACGGCCACCGCCTATGTCGTCGCCGTCCCCACCGAGAAGTCCGACCCGGCGTCCGCCCTGGGCTTCGCGCAGGCCTACGGCCGGGTCGCCACACAGCTGGCGGTGCTCGGGGACGCGCAGGTGTGGGCCGGGGTGCCGGTGAAGACGCTCCAGTCCAGCGTGCAGACGGCGACCTCGCCGGACGCCCCGATGGTGTCGATCACGGCGACCTCCCCGCGCGCGGACCTGGCCGCCGACATGGCCAACGCGGTCTCCCGGTCGCTGACCCAGCACGCCAAGAGCTCCCGGACCGCCACCAACGTGGAGCTCCAGCAGTTCGCCCGCGCGGTCCGGCCGACGGGCCCCTCCTCGATGTCGCCTGCGGTCTCGGGTCTGGTGGGGGCGAGCGCGGGCGGGCTGCTCGGCGGACTGGTGCTGCTGGTCCGCCCCCGGCGGGACGCGCAGGAGGAGGCCGCGCGCCCGGCCGCCGTTCCCGGCCCGGCCCTCGCCGCCGAATCACACGGGGCGCTGTGA
- a CDS encoding GNAT family N-acetyltransferase, translated as MKPAFTTELVTDEQVFAALAPAWGRLYQRCATATPFQSHAWLHSWWLSYGRRGRLRVLLVRDGGELIAAAPLMAVRRPLPALVPLGGAISDYGDVLVDDGQGERAVAALTEALAAAARTAVIDFREVRPGGAVERVYERWHGPRRRVSDSVCLELPAVPMEELLARLPSAKAQRVRAKLRKLTALGVQRQVVCPDEVDAALRRLLDLHRLQWQGRKVTGEHLRERFCEHLVRSVGPMVRSGDAVVTEFRLDDDVVAVDLTLLSRRLAGGYLYGAHPRLRERKADVAVMLLDACAEHSRDEGRAALSLLRGNEPYKLHWRPEPVVNQRLLLARRRTAPLMSAVVCDVAARRRGKELLLRLERRRERDGGGGS; from the coding sequence GTGAAGCCGGCGTTCACGACCGAACTCGTCACCGACGAGCAGGTCTTCGCCGCGCTCGCCCCCGCCTGGGGCCGGCTCTACCAGCGGTGCGCGACGGCCACCCCGTTCCAGAGCCACGCCTGGCTCCACTCGTGGTGGCTGTCGTACGGCAGACGCGGCAGGCTGCGCGTGCTGCTGGTCCGCGACGGCGGCGAACTGATCGCCGCCGCCCCGCTGATGGCCGTGCGCCGGCCGCTGCCGGCGCTCGTGCCGCTCGGCGGGGCCATCTCCGACTACGGGGACGTCCTCGTCGACGACGGACAAGGCGAGCGGGCCGTCGCCGCGCTCACCGAGGCGCTCGCCGCGGCCGCCCGCACAGCGGTGATCGACTTCCGTGAGGTGCGTCCGGGCGGCGCGGTGGAACGGGTCTACGAGCGCTGGCACGGGCCCCGGCGGCGGGTGAGCGACTCGGTGTGCCTGGAGCTGCCCGCCGTCCCCATGGAGGAGCTGCTGGCGCGGCTCCCGTCGGCGAAGGCCCAGCGGGTCCGCGCCAAGCTGCGCAAGCTGACCGCGCTCGGGGTGCAGCGCCAGGTGGTGTGCCCCGACGAGGTGGACGCGGCGCTGCGACGGCTGCTGGACCTGCACCGGTTGCAGTGGCAGGGACGCAAGGTGACGGGCGAGCACCTGCGGGAGCGGTTCTGCGAGCACCTGGTGCGCTCGGTCGGCCCGATGGTCCGCTCGGGGGACGCCGTGGTCACCGAGTTCCGGCTGGACGACGACGTGGTCGCCGTCGATCTGACGCTGCTGTCGCGGCGGCTGGCCGGGGGCTACCTGTACGGCGCCCATCCCCGGCTGCGCGAGCGCAAGGCGGACGTGGCGGTGATGCTGCTCGACGCCTGCGCCGAGCACTCCCGGGACGAGGGGCGGGCCGCGCTGAGCCTGCTGCGCGGCAACGAGCCCTACAAGCTCCACTGGCGGCCCGAGCCGGTCGTCAACCAGCGGCTGCTGCTGGCCCGTCGGCGCACCGCCCCCCTGATGTCGGCGGTCGTGTGCGACGTGGCCGCGCGGCGGCGGGGCAAGGAGCTGCTGCTCCGGCTGGAGCGGCGGAGGGAGCGTGACGGTGGCGGCGGGTCCTGA
- a CDS encoding glycoside hydrolase family 26 protein — MAPQQRRMRSRRLAVVAAAVAASAVLASGPGFAAGARVGRVGDPPAPTPTSPSAAAVRPAPAVPATPAVPATPAAPAPSVTPAPQASPVASVTPAAPASPQAPAKPAAPVAPTQSASTLPAKETPAFGAYLDYGARGVARIAELSAWLHGAELRVGHTYLPGDRWSNIEGPPGFLDVWADWRREKDDRMFVLNVPMMERNEQGVSDDDVRTLLAQGAAGDFDHHFKALAERLVALKVPDTVIVLGWEMNGITYTHRCGPDPEAWKKYWNRIVSTMRAVPGQKFRFDFTPTRGKDAVPWTLCYPGDDTVDIIGMDSYDQPTGLSFDDQVKEPYGLQAHVDFAKTHGKPISYPEWGLFRNGDNPEYMRRMLAWMDEHRPLYNTVTDYCPHGVWQCTENPKSSAVYRSLLSGRGDGTDTPSASPEPSAEPSAEPSTPTTVPQPPANCTPMELGDWVEYWIGGKLCFRLDWWSDDD; from the coding sequence ATGGCCCCACAGCAGCGACGCATGCGGTCGCGGCGGCTGGCCGTCGTCGCGGCGGCGGTCGCGGCGTCGGCCGTCCTCGCGTCCGGACCTGGATTCGCCGCCGGTGCGAGGGTGGGTCGGGTCGGTGATCCTCCCGCTCCCACCCCGACCTCCCCGTCGGCCGCCGCGGTCCGCCCCGCACCCGCCGTCCCCGCCACGCCCGCCGTCCCGGCCACGCCCGCCGCACCCGCACCGAGTGTGACCCCGGCACCACAGGCGAGCCCCGTGGCATCGGTGACACCGGCGGCACCGGCGAGCCCCCAGGCGCCCGCGAAGCCCGCCGCACCGGTCGCCCCGACGCAGAGCGCGTCCACCCTGCCCGCCAAGGAGACACCCGCCTTCGGCGCCTACCTCGACTACGGGGCCCGGGGCGTGGCCCGGATCGCCGAGCTCAGCGCGTGGCTGCACGGCGCGGAGCTGCGGGTCGGCCACACCTACCTGCCGGGCGACCGGTGGAGCAACATCGAGGGCCCGCCCGGCTTCCTCGACGTGTGGGCCGACTGGCGGCGGGAGAAGGACGACCGGATGTTCGTCCTCAACGTGCCCATGATGGAACGCAACGAGCAGGGGGTGTCGGACGACGACGTGCGCACCCTGCTGGCACAGGGCGCGGCCGGCGACTTCGATCACCACTTCAAGGCCCTCGCCGAGCGGCTGGTCGCCCTGAAGGTGCCGGACACGGTGATCGTGCTCGGCTGGGAGATGAACGGCATCACGTACACCCATCGGTGCGGGCCGGACCCGGAGGCCTGGAAGAAGTACTGGAACAGGATCGTCTCCACCATGCGTGCGGTGCCGGGTCAGAAATTCCGCTTCGATTTCACACCGACCCGCGGCAAGGACGCCGTTCCGTGGACCCTGTGTTATCCGGGGGACGACACGGTCGACATCATCGGAATGGACTCCTACGACCAGCCGACCGGCCTGTCCTTCGACGACCAGGTGAAGGAACCCTACGGTCTCCAGGCGCACGTGGACTTCGCCAAAACCCACGGCAAGCCGATTTCGTACCCGGAATGGGGCCTCTTCCGCAACGGTGACAACCCCGAATACATGCGCCGCATGCTCGCCTGGATGGACGAGCACCGGCCGCTGTACAACACGGTGACCGACTACTGCCCGCACGGTGTGTGGCAGTGCACCGAGAACCCGAAGTCGTCCGCCGTCTACCGCTCGCTCCTGTCCGGCCGCGGCGACGGGACGGACACCCCGTCGGCGAGTCCGGAGCCCTCGGCCGAACCCTCCGCGGAGCCCTCCACGCCGACCACCGTGCCGCAACCCCCGGCGAACTGCACCCCGATGGAGCTCGGCGACTGGGTCGAGTACTGGATCGGCGGCAAGCTGTGCTTCCGGCTGGACTGGTGGTCGGACGACGACTGA